CACGCATAATATGCACATTTCCTCATGGCAGTCAAGAAGGAAGTGACAAGCCACGGCTACTTTTCCTCAACACACAGTGGTACTAGGGAACGACAAAACTATCGACAACTAGCTCTTGCACATTCAGTGAGAAAACATCTCTTTGGTAACAGCACAGCTTGAAGGGTCATAAAGATTAAGATGCAAATCATTCTTTActgcaaacaaaaaaaagttaagtCCAATGAATGCATCAGCATGCATGAGACTACTACATTCCCATGACATATAGAGCAGGTCAGAATTCTAGCACAAAATATACAGACTTCTATACTAAGGCAAGTTGTTACTCTTTCTACACAATGTATGACTATAGCCTAGTAATTTGCTTTAATGTTAGGCCATGCAATAGAGGCACTACTTTCTCGTCATCAGTTGAAGTCAAAGCAGCACTTCAAACccagtgaagtttttttttttctccataattttttttctctaaattaCCTTCACTACAGGAATTGTTTTACCAAAGCAAAGTTTCATGAAGAGTAATATCTGTTAATCATTTATGCAGTATTTATGTCATTAACCCTTTTCATACAGCAGTAAATGACCCCCCCCAAAAAAGGCCAAATTTTCCAGAGGTTTCCAGAAATGCGGTTGCATGAGGATTACACTTGTAATCGGCTATATTGGTACAAATTCATGTGACCCCTACACTCATCAACGATAGGGAAACGGTTGAAGAAACTTCGCAGGCTATGGCAAATACCACAGCAAGTGCAATCAGCTTAGGCAACTTGAGACTTCTTTATCAAGGTCAAACCTCAGCATGCATGCAATATGCACCAGTGACACAAAACTACAACAGCTTGAACTTAAGCTAGCAGAATTAAGTCGACAAAATGTTTCATATATGGGCGTCTTGCTTAGACAAGCTAAGCAAAGAAAGGCATATTGTAAGATTTCCTCCAGTCGAAGCACAACTATGTTGGTTATGCAATACTGGTTAACATGCACCGAGAGCCTGAATATCATGATATAAAACTTTACTTTAACAGCTAGTGAGTAGGTTTAATGAATGCTGCAGAAAGCCATACAGCTGCACTGCTGGTGACAAAACGTTTGAATGTGTTGCCTACCATGTCCTAAAATAGGCTTAAGAAGGACAGGTGGCGCAAGGTTAAAATTACTGAAAGAAATAGAAGATGCAAGCCTCACCGAGCTAATCATTTGTGAATTTAATAACGGCTCCAGGCAAAAATAGGATTTATCAACTCAAGATTACAGCGTTAAGCCGGCTCTTTCCTCAGGATTTAAACAATGGATGGCAGTGGAAATCAGCCCATGTTTGTTTTGTGCAGTTTTCCCTCCATAGTGAAACTATAGTGGTGGGCAACCTTTTGTTGCAATGAAGGGAAATATACAACGGAGGATCTTTTGCGTGTGTGTTATTACGCCAAGTATTCCGGCAGCATTTAACAGCACTTCTGGTTTCTTGGAATGGATATTGTATCAGTGTAGCTTCCTTGTGCGATGGCTACGCATTTGCCTGAACACTGAAcagcaaagtagaaaaataaGTCAAATTTGACACTTAGTGGTGTATTTTGTCTTACTTTGCTTTCATAAATGAGATGTTACATGGATGAGAATGTGGGACTTTTTTCAGCCACGCTCTTACATGCGTGTCCTCTGCCTCCATATAGCTAtcgcttcattgccacagaaagttgtccgtgagTATATCAGGTCATTCTAATTCGCAAGCATCCTCAAGGTGTGCAAGATAAGTGTGCAACAAACCTGCATCAGGTAGCAGCCAACAAGTGTCGCACTGCGCGTCCTGCCAGCCTTGCAGTGAACGTAGACAGAGTGGCCCGTGCCTTCAAAACTTTGAATGAACTGCACGCCTCGTTGGAGCTTTTCTTGACAGGGTGTCTCAAAGATGTCCGTAGTGCTCAACTGGAGGAACTTGACGCCACATTTCTCCCACTCCTGAAGCAGCAGTTGGAAAGGTCGCACACACAATTCACTACAGCGTCACGTCACCTTGTGTGTCATTTAATCGCTTCAAGGGATCATTCGCCAGTATACTGCCTACATTCCTAGATACAAAAAGTCTACCGTGTGTTCTTACACCTAAACTGTGGTCAGGCATATTACTGCAAACAGAACTCATGAGCTGGCAAACAAGCAGAATGTGCCCGTCCATTAAAAACAATTTAAAATGATTCTCAACAATTGAGCCAAATTGAGCCAGTGCTTATTTCAATGAACAAATTACATTGATGTAAGTTCCGTGGTAGCCTAATGAAAAAAGTTCAGCATTTGACGTGTATGCTCTGAACTTAGAGTTGCCTCTAATCTAAACCATGCTCTTAAATTGCATCAGTAGAGTATGTTCTACATCAGCCACCATGGCTAAAAGCACCACCGGCTGACACTCTTAAGGTCAGACCttgtacacatacacaaatacccCCAAAAGTGGATGGGAGAATAGCCGTAGCTCGAGTGGCAGAACATAGCATGCCCATTGCGGGAGGTGTGGGTTGAGCTACCACTGGTGGCAAGCTGCTTTTTcatctactttcatttccctttaccttatcatttctacattgcaattaaaaccacacgtaatttcccctgtgctttccCTGGCTTAATTGCCTATTAGCTTCATGTGGTAGTGCCTAACAAAAAattcgagcccctcggtttcccttctagTTCACCATAAGAGTTTTGTTGGCTAAAGTAACCACAGACTTATGCACTCAGGATCAGCACAAAAGGAGGTATTCAATGATACAACATAATTCAAATTAAGGACAACAGGTGAAGAATAAAGGACAGAACACACTTTCTCATATGAGGTTCATGTGATGCATAATAACATTAAGCTGTATCACAACAAGTTCATCAAACCACATGCAAGTGCTAGTTAAATTAATTAAAATATGCGAGTACACAAATTGTGCTTACATCATTTATCCAGTAGCAGTAAATAAAGTATGCTTTAGCTTAGATATTTTTTCTCAGCTTTTCATCATGGACAGCGCTCCACTATTTGGGAATGAATGTCCCGCTTATATAAAGTGTTCTTGGTCGGCGGTAACTATGTTGCAAATGTTACAATCTTATCCCAGTCAAGACCATGCTATCTAGCTGGATGCTTATTTAGATGAAACAAGCACACTAAACATGGTAACAACTAACGCACTAAAGTATGCCAAATTCGTAGTTGGCACAATATGCAACGTGCTTTTCCAAAACGGGTGACTGCTCCCACCTTTgtttttctctcactctctcgctCTGTCTCTCAATCTGAACAGTAAAAATACGCGAAATAAGTCGCCCAGAGCTTTCGCCAGCACTCCCGCTTCAGCGCTGCGAATGAAGTGTCCGCCAATAGAACTCGCACTTACTTCCTTACTCGTGACCCAATATCGTAGCTCGAAGTCTTCGTTCATTGACACGACCCCTCGCACGTTTTCTTCTTCGAGCAACTGAaaggtgaaagagaaagaaagaacacgcATGCCTAAGATTATGCTCAGTAATTAGACTGCTACACACAGTAAAGTTTCGCGTTAGCAGGCAACATGGGAGCATTAAATTGCCGGCCGAACCAGATCGAGCCTTGAACTTTCCGAAACAAGTGCACGCGCGGCGCGCTAATTCACTCAGCTCCGCGGTAGTACCTTAAGAAGTACTTAAATTAATCAAATAGCGTTGATACGCAGCAGGTGCGGAGAAGGCCTCGGTTTCGCAAAGCAGAAACGAAAAAATCATGCATTAAGGCAGGAACGACAACCCGTACCTTTGGCGTGATGCTCCGGAAAGGCAGTGCTCCGAGGATAACGGTATCGTCAATGCGGTCGTACCACCGCCTCGTTGACACACGTTCCATGACGACATTATATATTAACGAGGGATAAAAAGTAACCCTCGAAAACATTCCGTGAAATTTCATGCAAGTACCAAACTGGTGCACTGGATAGTACCCAGCGCACAAAAGTAAAATCTTTCCGTGTAGTCTGCTTTAGGGCTTCGTCTGCGCGAAAGGAATGGTGGGAAACTCGCCACGTGACCAGACTGCCGCGCCGATGCCGATTGTTTCTTTCAAGCGTGCTTTCAAGATTCGCTTCTTCCGTGCTTCTTCGTCTAGCATTTAATCACAGTGAATAGTAATTGTTTGGCTACGTACCGTTCGCTCTTACTTAACTAAGCTGCGCACTTTGTGGAATTTTCACGAGAGGCACTGGCCTTGAGTGATGAAGTGTTTACGGTTTGCGAAGTAGCCGCCTCGTCTACTGTTTATTTTATAAAGTGATTTTATGCGAAATATTCATTAATTACTGTTAATTACTGAAGCAAAGTACCTGTTTCACGCTAGGCTCTAACAAGAGCAGATACGCATACATTTCTTCATTTGTCGCGCTGCTTATTTGATGCATTAAAGCCTACAGCCTTCCGAGAACATATATATTTTAACTGCTGAGAAATTATGcgtgattcagtgtttatttatttatttatgtgagGGTGTAGAAGCGGGATTGAAAAGCGAAATTTTGAAGTACAGAAGtacaccatagagaaagaaattgaattcctttctctatgagtACACTCTATTTTGAAGCAACAGAGGGCGCATCCTGCACTTTCACATTTTAGGCTGCTATCATGGCGCTCAGGGTGCTCGTCGGCTGCAAGCGTGTGATTGATTATGCGGTTAAAGTATGTACCCGTGTTTATATCTACTCCGTTTCCATTAGCATCCATGCATTAAAGTTCCAGCTAGTATTGAGTCGGCCGCTGTTATTACTAGCCGTTTTTGTGCGTTATTCAGAACTGTTTGTATAGAGCCTGTGCTTTGCGAACGCACAATGAAGTTTCTGATTACTAATCATTTAACAAATTTTGGATAAGCGCAGACGAAATAAAACGTACGCATTTAGCTGTACTTACCACGTGTGCTTGCCTGTATAGATGTCGTGGAGCGCAAGATCCTGGCGGATAAGACCCTCGAAGCAGCCTATACGTACGGCATACTTAATCGCCAACCGATATGCCTCGCGGCTCGTAGCTGTAATGTCCTTCAGATTTGACTTTTTCCGGTTGCAGATTTGACAGCGTCTTCGTGGTAACATTGGCCCTTACATTAAAGTGACACCCGTTCCGCAGTATTATAACGCAGGTAGTGTCATTTGAATAAGTCCCATTTGGCTTTAAACTCGCGAGCGACAGCAATGTAGCAGACAAAAAGAATGTTTGCATCTTTGTGAACTACAAATGTAGTTGTCATGTTTCTAAAGCATACTTTTTGTTGCTATTCCACGCCTAGTCCTTTGCAACGTACAGTACAGCCGGCTACGAATCGTAAAAGGAGACCTTTGCCGACAAGAAAGAGCTTCGTAAAGACCGTGTATAGGTAGCATAAGAAATCATAAGCATGAACAGTATCAGCAGTATGCATGAAGGTTGTTCGGTATATCCACAATATCGATGTATCCGAATCCACGCGTGACAAATACGAATCCAGAATTCATCTTACATGGATTCGTCGTAAAATAAAAGCAAAGGAAAATGCCCCGTCGACTTGAGTGCAGACATTGTTATTGCTGCAGTTCGAATATTGTTTAAAGCAAGCTTGGTTTCATCCTCGTAATTTCGCACCTAGCACTTGCTTTGTTAACGTCAAAAGGCGGGTGGTAAAACTTCTGAATGTAATTAAAAAATCAAAGTTGAAGGTTCAAGGAAAAAAGACAATGAAATTGAGACCCGGGAATATAATTAAGAAATATTTTAAAGTGAGTGTTTAATAAACCAGCTTGTGTCAAAATGATATAATGGAACAGCCTTTCACACTCTAATCCTGGTGTTAGACAACATTTCGTAGTTGCAAATTACCTTGAAATGCACATGATTTTCTTTACCTTGAAGAAATTAGTCTGCCAATCACCCAAGTCACTCACTCAATATGTGCACCGTTTTGGGAATTATACATATAGGGAAGATAAGCCAAGCAATTACTGGTGAAGCTTTATGGTTCAGTATAGGACAATTATTTCTGTTTGCCCATGTTGAGGTGGGCAtttgtttccttctttccttcaACTTTGATTTATGGCAGGGCTTCGATTAAAATTTTCAACCCGTAATGGAACCTTCTGTTGAAATAAACAATCGATTAACCAGATTTGTGGGTTATGTGTGTGAGCTAAGAAAATGAAAGCTTGATACTTTTCTTACATTTACTTTGTAAAAACACAGTGCTATTTGAACCAACATTTGCCTGTAATATCACGGTGGTGAAACCTTGCTTGAGTGGGCATTCAAGCATGCCAAACTCACTTGGACACAGTCATAAGGCCAGCTGCAGTGAGGGTATGCACTTGaccagagagagagaacaactttatttgaaaCGAACCCCAGTCTGGGTCCACCACTTGTCCTGCTAGCTTGAAGTGAAGTGCAGCATGCATGGGTGACTTTTTGACTTTTAACCTGACCCCTGAGAGACGTACAGGTGCTATGCAAGTCAGAACACACAGTCTGTGGTAACTGTTGAGCAAGCGAAGTGGACATGTCAGTAGTGATGTTTGCCTGATTTTGCTCATGTGACCTCAAAAGACTAATTGTGATCAATAAAATTAATTGCAATAAAATCATTAACAATTAGTTGCCCATCCTTAACTTGAAGCTAAGTACCATGCAGTGAGTGATAGAACAAAAAAGCACGGGCATATAATTAAGTGATCGGGACACAGCAGTGCAGATAGGAGAGCAGACATGGGTAGCTAGCGTTCTGGTTGAAATTGAAATAGGAAGAATTGGAGTTAGGGGAGGCAATATGATGCATGGAAGTGATTACCAATGGTCCATTAGACTGACAGTTTGGTTgacaaaagaaaggaaatgcactCGATTGTGGCAGATGATTGGATAGAGCAATATGATAGGGACATTTGTAGGCATTGTATGGAGTCAGCCGACGCAGAGTAGCAGCAATGGGCAGTCTCTGGTAAAGACCTTCTTTTGACAGTAAGCTTAAATTGGCTGATAGTGGTGGTGACCTTTTCTGCATCTTTGTACAGATACGTGTCAAGCCTGACAAAACCGGAGTTGTGACTGAGGGCGTTAAGCACAGCCTAAACCCTTTCGATGAGATTGCTGTGGAGGAAGCAGTACGATTGAAGGAGAAGAAAGTAGCGAGTGAGATAATCGCTGTCTCGTGCGGGCCTGCTACATGTCAGgtacgtttcttctttttctttcttggaatCTAGTTGGATTTGGTTCTATAGCTACGGTGACTTAGAACTCTGCTTACATACTAATGTCACAATGTTTGAGTGACAGAGCAGAAGTACAATTAGGCTGTTGTTGCGTTCTTGGTTCTGTTGTGCTCTGTTTATGTTAGGTTACTATCACACCAAAATCAAACACAGGTAGCAAGGAACAAAGTGGACCTCCTCTGAAGCTTAATTACTTGAAATTGCGATGTGTTACAATGTTTGAAGGAGGCACTAAATGTCCTCTGGCCCCAAAGCTAAGCATCTGTGAAATGAATTACACTGCTGCCACACACGCTGGTGAATGTGAGAAGGGAGATACATCTTGTAGATAGATTGTTTCCTTGTCTGTGGGCTGCATTTGAGCATGATAATAAATTTCCCTTTTGTGTGTAAACCAGAGGTCAACATATTTTTTTGTGCACTTTTTAGGCACCACGGACGTGCCGCTACTTTTTGATTTTCATTTTTCTATCTGCGCTGCATGTAACGTGTTTCACAATGATTGCCTGATGCTACAAAAAGTAGGGGCTATTTAAGAATTTGTTTATGGTCGCTTTCATCCAAAGCCCCAATCCTGGGTTTTTTCTTGTCCCCATTTTATTTGtgcttttttatttctctttatttttattttcaagcATGTACCAGGTCTTCCAAAGATGCAGTTTACTAATaaacagttttagtatagcataatGTCTATTTACATAGACGCATGCAGAACAGCTACAGCCATGCTATGCGCACATCCTCTATGATACCTTTATTAGAGTTCCACATGGCAAATGAATGGCTAATGCCAAAGGCTGCGGTGCCATTGGTATATAGAAATCAAAGCACGTTCGTGGCAACGGCAGTGTGTTTGCTGGGTATGGCAATATCGCAACAGATGGCTGATCTCAATAATGACAAAACATCACTAGTACTTGGTCCTCGAAAAGACGCAAGACTAACTGAAAAATTATTTCACCATTTATTTTCTGCTGCAGAGCAAGTTACAAGGCTGAATTTAGATCAAAGTAGGTGGATTCAGCACCACATTGTTATTATGCTAATCATGCAAAGCCCACCACACTAATCCAAAAGTTATTGTGCATACATAACCTGCAAAGCTGTTATATATAGCATTCTGTGCATGTTCATTTTGGACCTTATTATAGCGTACGCTAGGGttttgcatatgctatactaaagCTCTTTAAAGGTTAGGAACATCTTTGTGAAAGCATAAACAGGTTGCTTAAAAGCACAGAAACAGAGACAGTTGCTGACAGCCTCAGTTACATGACATGTTCATCACAATTGTGTGTCTTTGCACTTGACATTTTTGTTTGGTCTCTTGAGTACCAGAAAGCTTACATCTTTATTTCTGAATTCCTCTTGTCCTTCATTAAAACTACGTCTTGTTGACATTGTTTACCAGGAAACATTGAGGACAGCGTTGGCCATGGGTGCAGACAAGGCCATCCATGTGGAAGTAGAAGGCAAAGAGTATGAGACACTGCAGCCTCTACATGTTTCCAAAATCTTGGCCAAGCTGGCGGCTGACAACAAGGTGGATGTTATTATTGTGGGGAAGCAGGTGAGCATTGCTACCCTTGGTGCTGCTTGTGCTGTCTACTCCATGAACTTTCACAGGGTGGTCATTAATAGCTTTAGGGAGAAACAACTCTGCAAGGCCACTTCAAGTGTCCCTTGTTAAAGGATCTTTCACCAGGCTCCGTAGCAAATTTTGGCTATATGCTGGAAGTTATTACATGTCCACTAGGGAGCGTTCTATTGCAAGAATTTTTTTAAATTGGTTCAGTAATAGCAcagatagaaatatttgaagtgttGTGAACCAGTGATTTTAGGAGgcaagcttcactgccaacatagGCAATCTCTCCACTTCCccatctagcctccgcaagcgaaactccttccctgcattctcccataccggagccaaAGAACCACGTGACGTATATGTCACGGCTtcctccctccctttttttttcccccttctctctctatctcgcccTTTTGTGGTACGGTGCACTTCCCGTGATGGTCTCGCGTGCGAGCTGTTTCGTTTCTCACGCTTCGCGCAGAGCACAGTTTTGCTTACTGTTTACCAGAACACTTGACTAGCTGTATAAGTCGGGGCCACACGAGCACTGCGGCTGACGCAAGGGGTTCGAAGAGTGCGACTGTGCACTGGAACCCGGTAGAAAATGGCAGATAGTTTTGTTTCCTGCATGCGTGATTGCGCGATGTGGTAACAAGCAGATGTAAGGGAAGTACGTCCCTCTTGCTGCGGCAAGGAGTAAAGCAGATTCGCTGACATTcagtttgtaggttttattatttctctaaactttaattcgtctagtggagcaacagattaaacaaataactccTTTAGCCTCGAATAATTTTTGAAGTCATGGTAAGTGACATTTCAGCAATGTGAATTACGTAGGTGCACTTGTGCGTCTGACCTCAATCTCCGGCTGGGAGCAAGGCTCCCTTGAGAAGAAGGGCATGCGGCATTCGgcttgaaatttcagctgttctAGCGACGCACATTGTAtacactgcgcttgtcagcttaAGATGGCCAAAtatggtgaggggccctttaatcaCGTTTGTCTTGTCGCAACCAAAAAATACTGAGCCAATACTGAGAGGCACCAGTTCCATGCGTGAAGCCCTCCCTTGCTTTTTGTGCCTGCGCATACATACATGTGTGCATACGTGTCCTTATCTTTTCAACCTAAGGCTACGTGCAGATTTATTAATTTAATTTATTCAAAACAGTTTTCTATCATAGGGTGTAGACTACATGGTCTTTGTGCTGAACTGACGTCTTTCTCTCTAATTTTATAAGGAAGTATTCCACATATGATCCAACATTCAGAGCTCGTTTTCTCTGAACCGGAAGCTCACTGGAAGCTCGTCTCTGCTCCAATGTGTTCAACATGCTTTGCACTGACATTGCCATTTGGATAAACTACACTGACCGTACTGCAAGCATTGGAAAGTTTGTAGTCTATATGCTCTGTACCTCACATCTGGTGCAGTAAAACCACATAAGCAATGAACTGGCAGCAGGTACATAAAGCCCAGTGCATTTGACGTGCTTGGTACACACCAGCAATGATATAGAAAGTATTCTTTGATGTTAACAGTCATGCGAGCCTGCCAGACACGAAACATTATGCAGTGGCAGTTGAAGCTAGTGTAGTCGGATGCCAATCAGCGATTATGTCAATGACAATTTTTAAGTCTCTTTGTCGTGCTTGCAGTTGCATTCTGAACAGTTTgtgtttttctgaaaaaaaaaaaactattagtatgtgttgctgtttttttttttttttttttcataggctATTGATGATGACAGCAATCAGACAGCCCAGATGACAGCTGGAATCTTAGACTGGCCACAGGTGAGGCTGTTTGCCACATAGGTAGATATGGCAAAGTTCTTAGCTGCAGAGAAAATGCAGCATTTAAGGACAAATGTCACAATGTGTGATCTATTGTTTAGCCTCCTGATATCTACTAGCATTCAGTGTTACCATTATCAAGAGGGCTGCATTGTTCACATTACTGTTGCCCAGACACTGTCTAGTTTCAAGCCAGTGTAACCATCAAACAGTATCCACTGATGCCACTTTTAATATGCTGCACATTCGAGAATGTATGTGAAGACGCTCTTCTGGTTGGAAAAGAGTAAATGTCAATGTGGAAAACCACTCATCCAATGCCGTTGATAACAATCTCCTTAATGGGTAACAGATTGGCACTGCACACAGTGTGCTAGCATCGTGGCCATTACGTGGATTTTTCAATAAAATATAAAATTTCCCGCTGCAGTGCCCTCTGCTAATTTTAGTTTTGTTTGGCAGGACAATTTTCATGCCACATACTTAGTACTGCGAACTGCAGACTGCATTCACTTCACGGAAAGGCAAGCttatatttgttttgttttttctagaAGGTGTGCATTACAACTGCAACACTGTCTTTCTCTCTTGTATGCCAAGAACTTTTGTATAATTTGTTCTATTTGGGTTAGGACTTTTCTATTCTTCAGAGTCTGGCATGACTACAGTAGAACTTTGTTAAGCCCAAAATCTCTGATGAGTTTAACAGCCTCACAACCTTCATTTAGCCTTCCATATTTACTGTACTTCTGTGAAGTCAAGTTTACTGAACACAAATATTACAAAAGTCCCCCCAGGATTGTTTTGAAGGGGTGTTCTGTGAGCGGACAGGTGCAATGTGTCTTGGTCTGTGGAGCCTTGCTTAGGTGTTGTGACATTTTCGGTAGCCCTGCTGATAGCTGGTCACCACCGATTAAAAAAACAGTTGCCTATATGGCATAACTTCATCGATGCATTCCCAGTACACACAATTTCTCTGCGTGTTGAACTTCAATTTTAATTACACATTTTAATTAATACTAAGCTTATTTCCTTGATTGTCTCATGAATATATCAGAAAAGTCTTATTGTACATGTGCAAGTTAAGGGCAATTGCTTTTTTGTTCTTGTGATATACTAGATGTTGATCTGTGTTCCTTCCTGATCTACATCACTTCTTCTGTTGTATGTGCATCCAGGCTACTTTTGCTTCAAAGATAGAGAAAGATGGAGACAGCCTGAAGGTGACACGAGAGGTTGATGGTGGCCTCGAGCACATCAAGGTGAAGCTGCCCGCGGTCATTAGTGCAGATCTCCGACTGAACGAGCCCCGATATGCCACCCTCCCCAACATCATGGTTAGTGTTACTGAGCATGCCTTGCTCATTTTGTCTTTGCTGGGAGTGTGCTGGCTTGAAGCACAATTTCATCATATAGAAATCCAGCATGGGTCATTTCATTGCCTGTAGGTTGCTTGCATGTGATGGTGTTCATTACTGTGCTCTTGCTAGCAGTTTTAGAATGCAAAACGCATTAAAATTTTCTCACAGTCCAAATTTACAGAAAATAAAAGAGTTCTGGTTCACTATGTGACTTCTACTTCAGCAGGGTGTCTAATATGTTAGCGTTTCCAAATTCCCCTATGTTTCCAGGTTTTCCCCGACTGTTCTTATGAAATTCCATGGCTGTTCGTGACACTGGCAGTTCGAGCGCATTTAAAGAAATGGTTgtttatacagtaaaacctcgataattcaaactcggttaattcgaaatttcggttttgaagaatttgagcggtcccgtcattctcaatgcaaattctaccggataatttgaatggcccgtgcggctctattcggataattcgaagtttccggctagtagcaacgtgcggcggtttggttagggcgctccgtacagtcgccaaccgattttccgagctcgtggggactgaaaaatagtccggaaaactcgttcggctgAAAAAAAGCTATTAGTCGGCtttaaaaaaaatctctaataatgccctgcctcatactacgcttggaggggatcgacttgcttggatttgcgcagcaatgacgtcgtctccgtgtacagtcgacacgaacgaaaccgctccggcgctaagtacgcagttgttagaagagtagaagtccctcccatacccccacggcctttcgcacgagggaggaagtcaTGTTTAcgctctgccgtgcgttcgctctccatgaaagcgcgcgtcctccgcgcactgtcactcgcacatacggcgggcgtgcggcgatgattttatcgctcttggactttgtatggaacctcagggcggcgacgccgacggcgaaaatccgtttgaagtgtccattaattgctgtcgcaataaaaaaacatcccacaataaatggttacgaTAGTGCTGCACgcatatactaagaaaaaaaaaaaagaccagtaCTCTGgcgcgttttgtcagccaaggaagagcgggcatggcctccgagactggaggattgcgcgagctctctattgatagcgcgcgttctaatcttggaggctataaaGCGAGctactggaatccaagccagtgcaaaatccaacatggcggcctccaagattgggtagcgcggctcggaaagagcaatttagtccgcaaaatcgaactttggggtctcaattcgtccgaaaaattgggtgcgaaaattcatgaactcaatgggaaccctgacggtgcatttttgaagtccggaatatccagcaagtccaaatttttggagtcaagcaccaccacgcccgctttcgcggcagttatcgattccgtgaacatcgtccgcaactttgttgagtgcagtgtgggtgatatttgtatgctacgttttttgagccagctggagagcatggcactaggggcggcaaaccagcgcgccaagtaatcccg
This Dermacentor silvarum isolate Dsil-2018 chromosome 6, BIME_Dsil_1.4, whole genome shotgun sequence DNA region includes the following protein-coding sequences:
- the LOC119456141 gene encoding electron transfer flavoprotein subunit beta, with translation MALRVLVGCKRVIDYAVKIRVKPDKTGVVTEGVKHSLNPFDEIAVEEAVRLKEKKVASEIIAVSCGPATCQETLRTALAMGADKAIHVEVEGKEYETLQPLHVSKILAKLAADNKVDVIIVGKQAIDDDSNQTAQMTAGILDWPQATFASKIEKDGDSLKVTREVDGGLEHIKVKLPAVISADLRLNEPRYATLPNIMKAKKKPLEKKTPKDLGVDVGARIDIVSVEDPPTREAGTKVESVDELLEKLKALGRI
- the LOC119456142 gene encoding phosphatidylglycerophosphatase and protein-tyrosine phosphatase 1 gives rise to the protein MKFHGMFSRVTFYPSLIYNVVMERVSTRRWYDRIDDTVILGALPFRSITPKLLEEENVRGVVSMNEDFELRYWVTSKEEWEKCGVKFLQLSTTDIFETPCQEKLQRGVQFIQSFEGTGHSVYVHCKAGRTRSATLVGCYLMQRYQWTPQKTVDLLRQKRPHILLHYAQWEALHTYFNKNVAATLESGDPPVISSSPG